One region of Pseudomonas glycinae genomic DNA includes:
- a CDS encoding superoxide dismutase, whose amino-acid sequence MAFELPPLPYAHDALQPHISKETLEFHHDKHHNTYVVNLNNLVPGTEFEGKTLEEIVKTSSGGIFNNAAQVWNHTFYWNCLAPNAGGQPTGALAEAINAAFGSFDKFKEEFSKTSIGTFGSGWGWLVKKADGSLALASTIGAGNPLTSGDTPLLTCDVWEHAYYIDYRNLRPKYVEAFWNLVNWKFVAEQFEGKTFTA is encoded by the coding sequence ATGGCTTTCGAATTGCCGCCGCTGCCTTACGCACACGATGCCCTGCAGCCGCACATTTCCAAGGAAACCCTGGAATTCCACCACGACAAGCACCACAACACCTATGTCGTGAACCTGAACAACCTGGTGCCAGGCACCGAGTTCGAAGGCAAGACCCTGGAAGAAATCGTCAAGACTTCCTCGGGCGGCATCTTCAACAACGCCGCTCAGGTCTGGAACCACACCTTCTACTGGAACTGCCTGGCGCCAAACGCCGGCGGTCAACCAACCGGCGCACTGGCTGAAGCCATCAACGCGGCTTTCGGTTCGTTCGACAAGTTCAAGGAAGAGTTCAGCAAAACCTCGATCGGCACCTTCGGTTCCGGCTGGGGCTGGCTGGTGAAAAAGGCTGACGGTTCCCTGGCGCTGGCCAGCACCATCGGCGCCGGCAACCCGCTGACCAGCGGCGACACCCCGCTGCTGACCTGCGACGTCTGGGAACACGCTTACTACATCGACTACCGTAACCTGCGTCCAAAATACGTCGAGGCGTTCTGGAACCTGGTCAACTGGAAGTTCGTGGCCGAGCAGTTCGAAGGCAAGACCTTCACCGCTTAA
- a CDS encoding putative bifunctional diguanylate cyclase/phosphodiesterase, producing MKLELKNSLSVKLLRVVLLSALIVGVVLSCAQIVFDAYKTRQAVAGDAERILDMFRDPSTQAVYSLDREMGMQVIEGLFQDDAVRQASIGHPNEAMLAQKSRELQQSNSRWLTDLILGQERTFTTQLVGRGPYSEYYGDLSITLDTATYGQGFIVSSVIIFISGVLRALAMGLVLYLVYHWLLTKPLSRIIEHLTEINPDRPSEHKIPQLKGHEKNELGIWINTANQLLESIERNTHLRHEAENSLLRMAQYDFLTGLPNRQQLQQQLDKILVDAGKLQRRVAVLCVGLDDFKGINEQFSYQTGDQLLLALADRLRAHSGRLGALARLGGDQFALVQADIEQPYEAAELAQSILDDLEAPFALDHQEIRLRATIGITLFPEDGDSTEKLLQKAEQTMTLAKTRSRNRYQFYIASVDSEMRRRRELEKDLRDALLRDQFYLVYQPQISYRDHRVVGVEALIRWQHPEHGLVPPDLFIPLAEQNGTIIAIGEWVLDQACKQLRDWHDQGFVDLRMAVNLSTVQLHHAELPRVVNNLLQMYRLPPRSLELEVTETGLMEDISTAAQHLLSLRRSGALIAIDDFGTGYSSLSYLKSLPLDKIKIDKSFVQDLLDDDDDATIVRAIIQLGKSLGMQVIAEGVETAEQETYIISEGCHEGQGYHYSKPLPARELSIYLKQAQRSNAAIL from the coding sequence TTGAAGCTGGAACTCAAGAACAGCTTGTCGGTGAAGTTGCTCCGGGTCGTGCTCCTGTCGGCATTGATCGTCGGCGTGGTCTTGAGCTGCGCGCAGATCGTGTTCGATGCCTATAAAACACGCCAGGCCGTCGCCGGTGATGCCGAACGCATCCTCGACATGTTCCGCGATCCCTCCACCCAGGCCGTCTACAGCCTGGACCGGGAGATGGGCATGCAGGTGATCGAAGGCCTGTTCCAGGATGACGCCGTGCGCCAGGCCTCCATCGGTCATCCCAACGAAGCCATGCTCGCGCAAAAATCCCGTGAGCTGCAGCAATCCAACAGCCGCTGGCTGACCGACCTGATCCTCGGCCAGGAGCGCACGTTCACCACCCAACTGGTGGGACGCGGGCCCTACAGCGAGTATTACGGCGATCTGAGCATCACCCTCGACACGGCCACCTACGGTCAGGGCTTCATCGTCAGTTCGGTGATCATCTTCATTTCCGGCGTGTTGCGCGCCCTGGCCATGGGCCTGGTGCTGTACCTGGTCTATCACTGGCTGCTGACCAAACCGCTGTCGCGGATCATCGAACACCTCACCGAGATCAACCCCGACCGCCCCAGCGAACACAAGATTCCGCAACTCAAGGGCCACGAGAAAAACGAACTGGGGATCTGGATCAACACCGCCAACCAGTTGCTCGAATCCATCGAACGCAATACCCACCTGCGCCACGAAGCGGAAAACAGCCTGCTGCGCATGGCCCAGTACGATTTCCTCACCGGCCTGCCGAACCGTCAGCAATTGCAGCAGCAACTGGACAAGATTCTGGTGGATGCCGGCAAGCTGCAACGCAGGGTCGCCGTGCTTTGCGTAGGTCTGGACGACTTCAAAGGCATCAACGAACAATTCAGCTACCAGACCGGCGACCAATTGCTGCTGGCACTCGCCGACCGCCTGCGCGCCCACAGCGGTCGCCTCGGCGCCCTCGCCCGTCTCGGCGGCGACCAGTTCGCCCTGGTGCAGGCCGATATCGAGCAACCCTACGAAGCGGCGGAACTGGCGCAAAGTATCCTTGATGACCTGGAAGCGCCGTTCGCCCTTGATCATCAAGAGATTCGCCTGCGCGCGACCATCGGCATCACCCTGTTCCCGGAGGACGGCGACAGCACCGAGAAGCTGTTGCAGAAAGCCGAGCAGACCATGACCCTGGCCAAGACCCGGTCGCGCAACCGCTATCAGTTCTACATCGCCAGCGTCGACAGCGAGATGCGCCGCCGTCGCGAACTGGAAAAAGACCTGCGCGATGCGCTGTTGCGCGATCAGTTCTACCTCGTCTATCAGCCGCAGATCAGCTACCGCGATCATCGCGTGGTCGGGGTCGAAGCCCTGATCCGCTGGCAGCATCCAGAACACGGTCTGGTGCCGCCAGACCTGTTCATACCCCTGGCCGAGCAGAACGGCACCATCATCGCCATCGGCGAATGGGTGCTGGATCAGGCCTGCAAGCAACTGCGCGACTGGCACGATCAGGGTTTTGTCGACCTGCGCATGGCGGTCAACCTGTCCACCGTGCAACTGCACCACGCCGAGCTGCCCCGCGTGGTCAACAACCTGTTGCAGATGTACCGCCTGCCACCGCGCAGCCTGGAGCTGGAAGTCACCGAAACCGGCCTGATGGAAGACATCAGCACCGCCGCCCAGCACCTGCTGAGCCTGCGCCGCTCCGGCGCCTTGATCGCTATCGACGACTTCGGCACCGGCTATTCGTCGCTGAGTTATCTCAAGAGCCTGCCGCTGGACAAGATCAAGATCGACAAGAGCTTCGTCCAGGATCTGCTGGATGACGACGATGACGCGACCATCGTTCGCGCCATCATTCAACTGGGCAAAAGCCTGGGCATGCAGGTGATCGCCGAAGGGGTGGAAACCGCCGAACAGGAAACCTACATCATTTCCGAAGGCTGCCACGAAGGTCAGGGCTACCACTACAGCAAACCGCTGCCGGCACGCGAGTTGAGCATTTACCTCAAGCAGGCCCAGCGCAGCAACGCTGCCATCCTCTGA
- a CDS encoding imelysin family protein, with product MIRMPLATASLLAIAISLAGCGEGKDKDKAAAPAPTPAASTAAPAAPAAAGKVDEAAGKAVVSHYADMVFAVYSDAESTAKTLQTAIDAFLAKPNADTLKAAKAAWVAARVPYLQSEVFRFGNTIIDDWEGQVNAWPLDEGLIDYVDKSYEHALGNPGATANIIANTEVQVGEDKVDVKDITPEKLASLNELGGSEANVATGYHAIEFLLWGQDLNGTGPGAGNRPASDYLEGKGATGGHNDRRRAYLKAVTQLLVSDLEEMVANWKPNVADNYRATLEAEPAESGLRKMLFGMGSLSLGELAGERMKVSLEANSPEDEQDCFSDNTHNSHFYDAKGIRNVYLGEYTRVDGTKMTGASLSSLVAKVDPAADTALKADLAATEAKIQVMVDHANKGEHYDQLIAAGNTAGNQIVRDAIASLVKQTGSIEAAAGKLGISDLNPDNADHEF from the coding sequence ATGATTCGTATGCCTCTGGCTACCGCCAGTCTGCTGGCCATCGCTATTTCCCTCGCCGGTTGCGGCGAAGGTAAAGACAAAGACAAGGCCGCCGCTCCTGCGCCGACCCCGGCTGCCAGCACCGCTGCACCGGCTGCGCCTGCTGCCGCCGGTAAAGTCGACGAGGCCGCCGGCAAAGCCGTTGTCTCGCACTATGCCGACATGGTCTTCGCCGTTTACAGCGATGCCGAATCCACCGCGAAAACCCTGCAAACCGCCATCGACGCATTCCTCGCCAAGCCGAACGCCGACACCCTGAAAGCCGCCAAGGCTGCCTGGGTCGCCGCCCGCGTTCCTTACCTGCAGAGCGAAGTGTTCCGCTTCGGCAACACCATCATCGACGACTGGGAAGGTCAGGTGAACGCCTGGCCTCTGGACGAAGGCCTGATCGACTACGTCGACAAGTCCTACGAACACGCACTGGGCAATCCAGGCGCCACCGCCAACATCATCGCCAACACCGAAGTACAGGTCGGCGAAGACAAGGTCGACGTCAAGGACATCACCCCGGAAAAACTCGCCAGCCTGAACGAGCTGGGCGGTTCCGAAGCCAACGTTGCCACCGGCTACCATGCCATCGAATTCCTGCTCTGGGGCCAGGATCTGAACGGCACCGGCCCGGGCGCCGGCAACCGTCCGGCTTCGGACTATCTGGAAGGCAAAGGCGCCACTGGCGGTCACAACGATCGTCGTCGTGCCTACCTGAAAGCCGTGACCCAGCTGCTGGTCAGCGATCTGGAAGAAATGGTCGCCAACTGGAAGCCGAACGTGGCTGACAACTACCGCGCCACCCTGGAAGCCGAACCGGCTGAAAGCGGCCTGCGCAAAATGCTGTTCGGCATGGGCAGCCTGTCCCTGGGCGAACTGGCCGGCGAGCGCATGAAGGTGTCCCTGGAAGCGAACTCCCCGGAAGACGAACAGGATTGCTTCAGCGACAACACCCACAACTCGCACTTCTACGATGCCAAGGGCATTCGTAACGTGTACCTGGGCGAGTACACCCGCGTCGACGGCACCAAAATGACCGGCGCCAGCCTGTCGTCGCTGGTGGCCAAGGTCGACCCGGCTGCCGACACCGCGCTGAAAGCCGATCTGGCCGCCACCGAAGCCAAGATCCAGGTCATGGTCGATCACGCCAACAAGGGTGAGCACTACGACCAGTTGATCGCAGCCGGCAACACGGCTGGTAACCAGATCGTGCGCGATGCAATCGCTTCGCTGGTCAAGCAGACCGGTTCGATCGAAGCCGCAGCCGGCAAGCTCGGCATCAGCGACCTGAACCCGGACAACGCCGATCACGAGTTCTGA
- a CDS encoding di-heme oxidoredictase family protein, translated as MPSLPLRLSALFLALGLSACDDAPRFTKAEPGEARSGGAATVRKSDQNAFSLPSANLPPSRRVDFSVGNSFFRSPWVIAPSTTTARDGLGPLFNTNACQNCHIKDGRGHPPTPDAANAVSMLVRLSIPDAPQYAKLIEQVGVVPEPVYGGQFQDMAVPGVAPEGKVRVDYTPVPVRFKDGTEVELRKPALQITQLGYGPMHPDTRFSARVAPPMIGLGLLEAIPEEAILANAAAQAKENNGINGRPNRVWDDAQQKTVMGRFGWKAGQPNLNQQNVHAFSGDMGLTTSLRPFDDCTDAQTTCKQAPNGNSPDGEPEVSDNILRLVLFYSRNLAVPARRGVNDAQVLAGKNLFFQAGCQSCHTPKYTTAANAAEPELANQVIRPYSDLLLHDMGEGLADNRTEFQASGRDWRTPPLWGIGLTQAVSGHTQLLHDGRARNLLEAVLWHGGEAKAAQQQVLSFNAEQRAALLAFLNSL; from the coding sequence ATGCCCTCGCTGCCTCTTCGCTTGTCCGCACTGTTTCTGGCCCTGGGCCTGAGTGCCTGCGATGACGCCCCGCGTTTCACCAAGGCCGAGCCGGGTGAGGCCCGTTCCGGCGGCGCGGCGACCGTGCGCAAGAGCGATCAGAACGCGTTTTCCCTGCCGTCGGCCAATCTGCCGCCTTCGCGGCGGGTGGACTTCAGTGTCGGCAACAGTTTCTTTCGCAGCCCGTGGGTGATCGCGCCTTCGACCACCACGGCACGCGATGGCCTCGGCCCGCTGTTCAACACCAACGCCTGCCAGAACTGCCACATCAAGGACGGCCGCGGTCATCCACCGACGCCGGATGCAGCCAACGCGGTGTCGATGCTGGTGCGTCTGTCGATTCCCGATGCGCCGCAGTACGCCAAATTGATCGAGCAGGTCGGTGTGGTTCCCGAGCCGGTGTACGGCGGCCAGTTCCAGGACATGGCCGTTCCCGGCGTCGCGCCGGAAGGCAAGGTGCGGGTCGATTACACGCCGGTGCCGGTCCGCTTCAAGGACGGCACCGAGGTCGAACTACGCAAACCGGCCCTGCAGATCACTCAGCTCGGCTACGGCCCGATGCACCCGGACACACGTTTCTCGGCCCGTGTTGCCCCGCCGATGATCGGCCTGGGCCTGCTCGAAGCGATTCCCGAAGAAGCGATCCTCGCCAACGCCGCCGCACAGGCCAAAGAGAACAACGGCATCAACGGCCGGCCAAACCGGGTCTGGGATGACGCACAGCAAAAGACCGTGATGGGGCGATTTGGCTGGAAAGCCGGTCAACCGAACCTCAATCAACAAAATGTTCACGCGTTCTCGGGTGATATGGGCCTGACCACCAGCCTGAGACCGTTTGATGACTGCACCGACGCGCAAACCACCTGTAAACAGGCGCCGAACGGCAACAGCCCGGACGGCGAACCTGAAGTCAGCGACAACATCCTGCGCCTGGTGCTGTTCTACAGCCGCAACCTCGCCGTTCCCGCCCGCCGTGGGGTCAACGATGCGCAAGTGCTGGCCGGCAAGAATCTGTTTTTCCAGGCGGGCTGCCAGTCCTGTCACACGCCGAAATACACCACCGCCGCCAACGCCGCCGAACCTGAACTGGCCAATCAAGTGATTCGCCCGTACAGCGATCTGCTGCTCCATGACATGGGCGAAGGCCTGGCGGACAACCGTACTGAATTCCAGGCCTCCGGCCGCGACTGGCGCACCCCGCCGCTGTGGGGCATCGGCCTGACGCAGGCGGTCAGCGGCCACACCCAGCTTCTGCATGACGGCCGCGCCCGCAACCTGCTCGAAGCCGTGCTCTGGCACGGCGGCGAAGCGAAAGCGGCGCAGCAACAGGTTTTGTCTTTCAACGCCGAGCAGCGTGCCGCGCTGCTGGCGTTCTTGAACTCACTTTAA
- a CDS encoding imelysin family protein gives MFRPKLLFTSLAALALGACSPQDPQAVTSAAIAKSVILPTYTRWVEADRQLAVSALAYCQGKETLDTARADFLHAQKAWAELQPLLIGPLAEGNRSWQVQFWPDKKNLVGRQVEQLVTAQPQIDAAALAKSSVVVQGLSAYEYILFDAKPDVANDAQKAKYCPLLVAIGERQKQLAEEILSSWNNTDGMLAQMSKFPNQRYADSHEAIADLLRVQVTALDTLKKKLGTPMGRQSKGVPQPFQADAWRSQSSMEALEASLAAAKTVWEGVDNKGLRGLLPAEQKPLADKIDAAYAASLKLFDSTQRSLTEMLNDDAGRQQLNDIYDSLNVVHRLHEGELAKALGIQLGFNANDGD, from the coding sequence ATGTTCCGTCCCAAGCTGTTGTTCACCAGCCTTGCCGCACTGGCCCTCGGCGCGTGCTCGCCGCAGGATCCGCAAGCCGTCACCTCGGCGGCCATCGCCAAATCGGTGATCCTGCCGACCTACACCCGCTGGGTCGAAGCCGACAGGCAACTGGCCGTCAGTGCCCTCGCCTACTGCCAGGGCAAAGAGACCCTGGACACCGCCCGTGCCGACTTCCTGCATGCGCAGAAAGCCTGGGCCGAGCTGCAACCGTTGCTGATTGGCCCGCTGGCCGAGGGCAACCGTTCGTGGCAGGTGCAGTTCTGGCCGGACAAGAAAAACCTGGTCGGCCGTCAGGTCGAGCAACTGGTCACCGCGCAGCCGCAGATCGACGCCGCCGCCCTGGCCAAATCCAGCGTCGTGGTTCAGGGCCTGTCCGCCTACGAGTACATCCTGTTCGACGCCAAGCCTGACGTCGCCAACGACGCGCAGAAAGCCAAATACTGCCCACTGCTGGTGGCCATCGGCGAGCGTCAGAAACAACTGGCCGAAGAGATTCTCAGCAGCTGGAACAACACCGACGGCATGCTCGCGCAAATGAGCAAGTTCCCGAACCAGCGCTACGCCGACTCCCACGAAGCCATCGCCGATCTGCTGCGGGTACAGGTCACCGCCCTCGACACCCTGAAGAAAAAACTCGGCACGCCGATGGGCCGTCAGAGCAAAGGCGTGCCTCAGCCATTCCAGGCCGATGCATGGCGTAGCCAGTCGTCCATGGAGGCGCTGGAAGCCAGCCTCGCGGCGGCGAAAACTGTCTGGGAAGGGGTCGACAACAAAGGCCTGCGTGGCCTGCTGCCGGCTGAACAGAAGCCGCTGGCGGACAAGATCGATGCCGCCTACGCAGCGTCGCTCAAACTGTTCGACAGCACCCAGCGCTCGCTGACCGAAATGCTCAACGATGACGCTGGTCGCCAGCAACTCAACGACATTTACGACAGCCTCAACGTCGTCCATCGCCTGCATGAAGGCGAACTGGCCAAGGCGCTGGGCATCCAACTGGGCTTCAACGCCAACGACGGTGACTGA
- a CDS encoding DUF1513 domain-containing protein, with amino-acid sequence MLRRQALTLGSLLLGAVTLGGWTLSKRKDQSPLLLSARDDTDGKHYAVGYRLDGTRVFATEVGQRCHDIINHPTLPIALFVARRPGTESYLIDLRSGALLQTVTSQPNRHFYGHAVIHHSGDYLYATENDTTDPGRGLLGVYKFEGERLVHSGEISTHGLGPHQVSWMPDGETLVVANGGIRTEAESRVDMNLDAMEPSLVLMQRDGTLLSKETLAQQMNSVRHLGIASDGTIVAGQQFMGPSHERSELLAIKRPGQPFVAFPVPEHQLQSMGHYTASVAVHSDLRLVALTAPRGNRFFIWDLDSGEVRLDAPLPDCAGVGAVQDGFVVTSGQGRCRYYDCRQDELLAKPLDLPAGLWDNHLHLMA; translated from the coding sequence ATGCTGCGACGCCAGGCTCTGACTTTAGGTAGTTTGCTGCTGGGAGCAGTGACACTGGGCGGCTGGACGCTGTCCAAACGCAAGGACCAAAGCCCGCTGCTGCTGTCGGCGCGGGACGACACCGACGGCAAGCACTACGCCGTCGGTTATCGGCTGGACGGCACCCGGGTGTTCGCCACTGAAGTCGGCCAGCGCTGCCACGACATCATTAATCACCCGACGCTGCCGATCGCGCTGTTCGTCGCCCGCCGGCCGGGCACCGAGAGCTACCTGATCGACCTGCGCAGCGGTGCATTGCTGCAAACCGTGACCTCGCAGCCGAACCGGCATTTCTACGGCCACGCGGTGATCCACCACAGCGGCGACTACCTGTATGCCACCGAAAACGACACCACCGATCCGGGCCGTGGTCTGCTCGGGGTGTACAAGTTCGAAGGCGAACGGCTGGTCCACAGCGGCGAGATTTCCACCCACGGTCTCGGCCCGCATCAGGTGTCGTGGATGCCCGACGGTGAAACCCTGGTGGTGGCCAATGGCGGGATCCGCACCGAGGCCGAAAGCCGGGTCGACATGAACCTCGACGCCATGGAACCAAGCCTGGTGCTGATGCAGCGCGATGGCACCCTGCTGAGCAAGGAAACCCTCGCCCAGCAGATGAACAGCGTGCGCCACCTGGGGATCGCCAGCGACGGCACCATCGTCGCCGGCCAGCAATTCATGGGGCCTTCCCACGAGCGCTCGGAGCTGCTGGCGATCAAACGTCCCGGCCAGCCGTTCGTGGCGTTCCCGGTGCCGGAGCATCAGTTGCAGTCGATGGGTCATTACACCGCCAGCGTCGCCGTGCACAGCGACCTGCGTCTGGTGGCACTGACCGCACCGCGCGGCAACCGCTTCTTCATCTGGGACCTGGACAGCGGCGAAGTCCGACTCGACGCCCCGTTGCCTGACTGCGCCGGCGTCGGTGCAGTGCAGGACGGTTTTGTCGTGACCTCCGGTCAGGGACGCTGCCGTTACTACGATTGCCGCCAGGATGAACTGCTGGCCAAACCGCTGGATTTGCCCGCAGGGCTCTGGGACAACCATCTTCATCTGATGGCCTGA
- a CDS encoding efflux RND transporter periplasmic adaptor subunit — protein MLRRRMLIMLGVVLLIVLLLAGYKAFSIYTMIQGFSKPKPPISVAVATAVERPWQMRLPTVGTLKALQGVDLSLENAGTVTELKFESGQKVKAGQPLLQLDSAVEAAFLETAKADLGLAQLDYGRGSQLVGSSAISKGEFDRLSAQLQKNKATVNQLNAALAKKRIVAPFSGTIGIRLVDIGDYLASGTKIATLQDLSSLYADFYVPEQSVPKLAIGQPVQITVAAYPGQNFTGAISAINPIVESTTRNILVRATLANPDGKLLPGMFTSVEVLLPDPQKHIVVPESAITYTLYGNSTYVVTQKKAEDGTVEKDDKGQPVLIAERRFVETGERRDGQVMINKGVQSGEQVVTAGQIKLDNGAHIAISDDKTLGEQNSPPRAD, from the coding sequence ATGCTGCGTCGCCGCATGCTGATCATGTTGGGTGTTGTACTGCTGATCGTTCTGCTTCTCGCCGGTTACAAGGCCTTCTCGATCTATACGATGATCCAGGGCTTTTCCAAACCGAAGCCGCCGATCAGCGTCGCCGTGGCCACCGCCGTCGAGCGCCCGTGGCAGATGCGCCTGCCCACCGTCGGCACGCTGAAAGCGCTGCAAGGCGTCGACCTGAGTCTGGAGAACGCCGGCACCGTCACCGAGCTGAAATTCGAATCGGGGCAGAAGGTCAAGGCCGGCCAACCCTTGCTGCAACTGGACAGCGCCGTCGAAGCCGCCTTCCTCGAAACCGCCAAGGCCGATCTCGGCCTCGCGCAGCTGGATTACGGTCGCGGCAGCCAACTGGTCGGCAGCAGCGCCATCTCCAAAGGCGAATTCGACCGGCTCTCGGCGCAGCTGCAAAAGAACAAGGCCACGGTCAATCAACTCAATGCGGCGCTGGCCAAAAAACGCATCGTCGCGCCCTTCAGCGGCACCATCGGCATCCGCCTCGTCGACATCGGCGACTACCTCGCCAGCGGCACCAAGATCGCCACCCTGCAAGATCTGAGCAGCCTATACGCCGACTTCTACGTACCCGAACAGTCGGTGCCGAAACTGGCCATCGGGCAACCGGTACAGATTACGGTCGCGGCGTATCCCGGCCAGAACTTCACCGGTGCCATCAGCGCGATCAACCCGATCGTCGAGAGCACCACCCGCAACATTCTGGTTCGCGCCACCCTGGCCAACCCCGACGGCAAGTTGCTGCCGGGGATGTTCACCAGCGTCGAAGTGCTGCTGCCGGATCCGCAAAAACACATCGTGGTCCCGGAAAGCGCGATCACCTACACCCTCTACGGCAACTCGACGTACGTGGTCACCCAGAAGAAAGCCGAAGACGGCACCGTCGAGAAAGACGACAAGGGCCAACCGGTGCTGATCGCCGAGCGTCGGTTCGTCGAGACCGGCGAACGCCGCGATGGCCAGGTGATGATCAACAAGGGCGTGCAGAGCGGCGAACAGGTGGTGACGGCCGGCCAGATCAAACTGGACAACGGCGCCCACATTGCCATCAGCGACGACAAGACCCTCGGCGAGCAGAACAGTCCGCCCCGCGCCGACTGA